One segment of Panicum virgatum strain AP13 chromosome 1K, P.virgatum_v5, whole genome shotgun sequence DNA contains the following:
- the LOC120640865 gene encoding uncharacterized protein At1g66480-like, whose translation MGNSLGGKRKGAKVMQLDGTSFRVKPPAAAADVLRDHPGFQLLESEEVKLLGARARPLPPDAPLRRGRLYFLVALPRRAPAAAGAMRRAWSGNLRVGARERLESLMLARRSTSDLSSLPAHASASAPTSPLPSGATSPLPGPGGATPVRLKMRLPRAQVEKLMGESKDPAEAAAKIMELCGAAHASARVTPERPPGILRSPRFAKTPEWGAGFMLPPPAPSKTPQRWPTLPRTTEKKARFVELPDELIA comes from the exons ATGGGGAACAGCCTCGGGGGCAAGCGCAAGGGCGCCAAGGTGATGCAGCTGGACGGCACCTCCTTCCGCGTCaagccccccgccgccgcggccgacgtGCTGCGGGACCACCCGGGCTTCCAGCTGCTCGAGTCGGAGGAGGTCAAGCTCCtgggcgcccgcgcgcgcccgctgccgcccgacgcgccgctccgccgggGCCGCCTCTACTTCCTCGTcgcgctcccgcgccgcgcccccgccgccgccggggccatgCGCCGCGCCTGGTCGGGCAACCTCCGCGTCGGGGCCCGCGAGCGGCTCGAGTCGCTCATGCTCGCTCGCCGCTCCACCTCCGACCTCTCCTCGCTCCCGGCccacgcctccgcctccgcgcccaCCTCGCCGCTCCCCAGCGGCGCCACCTCCCCGCtccccggccccggcggcgccacGCCCGTGCGGCTCAAGATGCGCCTCCCCAGGGCGCAGGTTGAGAAGCTCATGGGCGAGAGCAAGGAccccgccgaggccgccgccaagATCATGGAGCTCTGCGGCGCCGCGCACGCCAGCGCCAGGGTCACCCCGGAGCGGCCGCCCGGGATACTGCGGAGCCCGCGGTTCGCGAAGACGCCCGAGTGGGGCGCCGGCTtcatgctgccgccgccggcgccgtccaaGACGCCGCAGCGGTGGCCCACGCTGCCACGCACCACGGAG AAAAAGGCAAGGTTCGTGGAGTTGCCGGACGAGCTAATAGCATGA
- the LOC120656157 gene encoding transcription initiation factor TFIID subunit 4-like, with the protein MELDLLGLGLPPPAAAAVRRGAVLRRAPAFRGGPRDPFPGARARVRRRAVDTAADDDVPAPPATRLKPSSAAPWPAHPPFLKVCVPGAAAGDKFPRACQLGSYRGVFPSAPSVQRAIATSTPSPQGASAAAASGFGRPPQVAAGPIFEGSAAASRSSSDPDHSRAPLTIIYAGSVRAFDSVPMEQAEKILFLTAKEAQAAETPAFQQPVLHSDLAAAPPSSAAQVMMLLGLANVKDSLLPKRTASLARFLHKRKQRQAITIQLCKFMLLFSNFYIYIST; encoded by the exons atggagctCGACCTTCTGGGCCTcggcttgccgccgccggcggcggccgcggtccGCCGCGGAG CCGTCCTTCGACGAGCCCCTGCGTTTCGCGGCGGGCCCCGAGACCCCTtccccggcgcgcgcgcgcgcgtgcgccggCGCGCCGTGGACACGgcggccgacgacgacgtccCTGCGCCTCCGGCGACCAGGCTGAAgccctcgtcggcggcgccgtggcCCGCTCACCCACCGTTCCTGAAGGTTTGCGTtccgggcgccgccgctggagaTAAGTTTCCACGAGCCTGTCAGCTCGGTTCTTACAGGGGGGTATTCCCATCGGCGCCGAGCGTGCAGCGCGCCATTGCCACGAGCACGCCGTCGCCGCAaggcgccagcgccgccgctgcaagCGGGTTCGGTAGGCCACCACAGGTTGCCGCCGGGCCGATCTTTGAGGGGTCCGCAGCAGCGTCCAGGTCCAGCAGCGATCCAGACCATTCCAGGGCGCCATTGACGATAATCTACGCTGGCTCTGTGCGTGCATTCGACAGTGTCCCGATGGAACAG GCTGAGAAGATTCTGTTTCTGACTGCAAAAGAGGCTCAAGCTGCAGAAACCCCGGCCTTCCAACAGCCAGTGCTGCACTCGGATCTAGCTGCTGCACCCCCAAGTAGTGCAGCGCAGGTGATGATGCTCTTGGGTTTGGCTAATGTCAAAGATA GTCTTCTACCGAAGAGGACGGCGTCCCTTGCCCGCTTCCTGCATAAACGCAAGCAAAGGCAGGCGATAACTATTCAGCTCTGCAAGTTCATGTTActattttcaaatttctatatatatataagtacaTAG
- the LOC120640875 gene encoding ADP-ribosylation factor-like protein 8c translates to MGLWDSLLNWLRSLFFKQEMELSLVGLQNAGKTSLVNAVATGGYSEDMIPTVGFNMRKVTKGNVTIKLWDLGGQRRFRTMWERYCRGVSAILYVVDAADRDSVPIAKSELHDLLTKQSLAGIPLLVLGNKIDKSEALSKQALVDQLGLEAIQDREVCCYMISCKDSVNIDVVIDWLIKHSRTAK, encoded by the exons ATGGGGCTCTGGGACTCGCTGCTCAACTGGCTCCGAAG CCTGTTTTTTAAGCAGGAGATGGAGCTCTCCTTGGTTGGTCTGCAAAATGCTGGAAAGACATCTCTAGTCAATGCTGTCGCC ACTGGTGGCTACAGCGAGGACATGATTCCAACC GTAGGCTTTAATATGCGGAAAGTTACCAAGGGAAATGTCACAATTAAACTTTGGGACCTTGGTGGACAACGGAGATTCCGGACTATGTGGGAGCGCTATTGCCGAGGAGTTTCTGCCATTCT ATATGTGGTGGATGCTGCTGATCGAGATAGTGTCCCAATAGCGAAAAGTGAATTGCATGATCTGCTGACGAAACAGTCTTTAGCTGGGATTCccttgcttgttcttggcaaCAAAATTGATAAGTCTGAAGCTCTTTCTAAGCAGGCATTGGTTGACCAACT TGGATTGGAAGCAATACAGGATCGTGAAGTTTGTTGCTACATGATCTCCTGTAAGGATTCTGTGAACATAGACGTTGTCATTGACTGGCTTATCAAGCACTCCAGAACAGCAAAGTAG